GCCGCAAAGGCCGCCTCCGTCACGGCGGCAGGTTCTCCGACAAAGGTCATGACGGTTCGATTCGTATCGAAGCCGGGATCGATGTGCAGCAGCTTCACGCCTTCGGTGCGGCGAACGGCTTGGGCAATGGCTTCAATGATTTCCGAATTACGGCCTTCGGAAAAGTTGGGGACGCACTCGATCAGTTTTTCCATTCTCAAAGTCCGGGAATTTTAGCGTGGAATTTTCTCGCAGTATTTACAGCCTCTTCATAGCCCGCATCCGCATGGCGAAAGATGCCGGTTAAGGGGTCGGCGGTCAGCACGCGCTCGAGTCGAGTCGCTTTTTCCTCCGTGCCGGTGGCGACGATCACTTGTCCCGCGTGCACCGAATAACCGATGCCCACGCCGCCGCCGCTGTGGATGGAGACCCAATCGGCGCCGCAGGCGGTATTAACCAGGGCGTTCAGCAGCGGCCAGTCGGCAATGGCGTCGCTGCCGTCGCGCATGGCCTCGGTTTCGCGGTTGGGCGAAGCGACCGAACCGCAGTCGAGATGATCTCTGCCGATGACCACCGGTGCGCGCAGTTCACCTTTTTGCACCAGTTCGTTCATGCGCAGAGCAAATTCAGCCCGTTGACCCAGTCCCAGCCAGCAGACTCGGTTGGGCAGGCCGATTTGCGGCACGCGTTGGCGCGCCAGACGAATCCAGCGCACGAGCAGCGCATCGTCGGGAAAGAGTTCGAGGACCAAGTCGTCCAGTCGGCGGATGTCGGCCGGGTCGCCGGAGAGTGCCGCCCAGCGGAACGGCCCGCGTCCTTGGCAAAACAGCGGGCGAATGTAGGCGG
The candidate division KSB1 bacterium DNA segment above includes these coding regions:
- a CDS encoding urocanate hydratase (catalyzes the formation of 4-imidazolone-5-propanoate from urocanate during histidine metabolism); this translates as ASIVRHTQAILDMQRRGAVAFDYGNNLRGQAEAAGLRVRDDAGRFLYSGFVPAYIRPLFCQGRGPFRWAALSGDPADIRRLDDLVLELFPDDALLVRWIRLARQRVPQIGLPNRVCWLGLGQRAEFALRMNELVQKGELRAPVVIGRDHLDCGSVASPNRETEAMRDGSDAIADWPLLNALVNTACGADWVSIHSGGGVGIGYSVHAGQVIVATGTEEKATRLERVLTADPLTGIFRHADAGYEEAVNTARKFHAKIPGL